In one Thermanaerovibrio velox DSM 12556 genomic region, the following are encoded:
- the hflX gene encoding GTPase HflX: MREDGAIVVSIDPDDEASMEEMEALLMNLGYTKFRRMVQRRRRPDPSSYIGSGFCLRVAHVAAECGFRLVVVDGQLSPTQRRTLANLLKLEVWDRPYLIMKIFESRAYTAEAKLQVQLAAMKHEIPYLKGLGFQMSRAGGGIGTRGPGETEFERHRRKIARRVRSAEAKLEELRRRRSAQRERRKRLGIKTVALVGYTNSGKTTLLSKLSGDVDVKGADKLFATLDTLTRGVRLDDHRVVMFSDTVGFIRKLPVELVAAFRATLEEVAFADMVAMVIDGASREALDHIGVIDEVLDQIGAGDVRRVVLLNKMDIWDSGDEGFEVLSAVKARGFPVFPVSALTGQGIGDFLAWLSSVI; encoded by the coding sequence ATGAGGGAAGACGGAGCCATAGTGGTGTCCATAGACCCAGACGACGAGGCCTCCATGGAAGAGATGGAGGCCCTGTTGATGAACCTGGGCTACACGAAGTTCCGTAGGATGGTTCAGAGGCGTCGGCGCCCGGATCCTTCCAGCTACATAGGCTCCGGATTTTGTCTTAGGGTGGCCCATGTGGCGGCAGAATGTGGTTTCCGTTTGGTGGTGGTGGATGGTCAGCTATCCCCGACGCAGAGGAGGACGCTTGCGAATTTGCTGAAATTGGAGGTTTGGGATAGGCCTTATCTGATAATGAAGATATTTGAATCCCGGGCCTATACCGCGGAGGCTAAGCTTCAAGTTCAGCTAGCGGCAATGAAGCACGAGATACCTTACCTTAAGGGGTTGGGCTTCCAGATGTCCAGAGCGGGTGGTGGAATAGGGACCAGGGGGCCTGGGGAGACCGAGTTTGAGCGGCACAGACGGAAGATAGCTCGTCGTGTTAGATCTGCGGAGGCGAAGTTAGAAGAGCTTCGTCGAAGGCGTTCTGCCCAGAGGGAGCGCCGCAAGCGGCTTGGCATAAAGACCGTTGCACTCGTGGGTTATACGAATAGCGGGAAGACCACCCTTTTATCCAAGCTGTCAGGGGATGTTGACGTGAAGGGGGCGGACAAGCTGTTTGCCACCCTTGATACCCTTACCAGGGGAGTTCGTCTTGATGACCACAGGGTGGTTATGTTCTCTGATACGGTCGGTTTTATAAGGAAACTCCCTGTAGAACTTGTGGCGGCTTTTCGAGCCACTCTAGAGGAAGTGGCCTTTGCGGATATGGTTGCTATGGTGATAGACGGGGCGTCCCGGGAGGCGCTAGATCATATTGGTGTAATAGATGAGGTCCTAGATCAGATAGGAGCCGGGGATGTCAGAAGGGTAGTTCTGCTGAACAAGATGGATATATGGGATTCCGGTGATGAGGGGTTCGAGGTCCTGAGTGCCGTTAAGGCGAGGGGGTTCCCCGTTTTCCCGGTCAGTGCCCTTACAGGCCAGGGCATAGGAGATTTTCTGGCGTGGCTTTCCAGCGTCATTTGA
- a CDS encoding lysophospholipid acyltransferase family protein, producing MRGLDGRSLPTPLIVASNHCSHLDPPLVGSFFPGELCYLAKEELFQNPFMGWMLTHLGACPVRREDAQGAGGVMRLMLKILRDGRSLLIFPEGTRSLDGRLKPLEEGVAFLSLKANVPILPVFVRGTFEAFPKGAKMPRRGSITLNFGEIITPEPFVDANGNGKEARGKLLSTLEESLRGLGRDL from the coding sequence GTGAGGGGATTGGACGGACGTTCCCTCCCCACACCGTTGATAGTGGCTTCTAACCATTGCAGCCACCTGGATCCTCCGTTGGTGGGATCCTTTTTTCCGGGAGAGCTTTGTTATCTGGCTAAGGAAGAGCTCTTTCAAAACCCCTTTATGGGGTGGATGTTGACTCATCTTGGTGCTTGCCCTGTGAGAAGAGAGGATGCCCAGGGAGCGGGCGGTGTGATGAGGCTGATGCTTAAGATACTAAGGGACGGGCGCAGCCTCTTGATCTTCCCGGAGGGCACCCGTTCATTGGATGGAAGGCTTAAGCCCCTTGAAGAGGGTGTTGCTTTCTTGAGTTTGAAGGCCAATGTGCCTATCCTGCCTGTTTTCGTTAGGGGAACTTTCGAGGCCTTCCCCAAGGGGGCGAAGATGCCGAGACGGGGGAGCATAACTTTAAACTTTGGTGAAATCATAACCCCCGAACCTTTTGTGGATGCCAACGGCAACGGCAAGGAGGCTAGGGGGAAGTTGCTTTCGACTTTGGAGGAATCCCTTAGGGGGTTAGGGCGGGATTTATGA